From Acidimicrobiales bacterium:
AAGCCGCGGCGGAGTTGCGCCGTCTCGACGCCTGACTAGGTGTCCACCTCCGGATCCGACGCGTCGGTGGCCTCGCGGACCTCTTCGATGCCGCGGGCGCCCAGTTGCACGAGCCGCAGGATCGTGACGAACCCCAGTCCACCGATGAGATTGCCCAGCGCCGCCCACGAGGCCGTACGCACCCAGTCGAGGTAGCCGAAGGGCGCGCCGACGATCAGCGCCGAGAACATTTCGAGCGACGTCACGACGGAGTGCTGCAACGGTCCGGCGCCGAGCACGAACGCGGCCGACATCGCGGCGATCAGCTTCGCGGGCACAGACTCGGTGCCGCGCTCCATCCACGTCATGAGCGTCATCACCGTGCCCGCCAGCAGCGCGCTGGCGAACGCCGCCCAGCCGACGCCGAGGTGGTTGGCGTGCGCGCCGAGATGCAATGCCGTCGACCGCACCCCGGGCAGCGCGGCCATCACGAGCGCCGCCATGACCCACCCGGCCGCCAGGTTGGCCAGCAGGGTGCCCACCCAGAGGCGCAGGAGGCTGAGCACGCTCGCCCGCCGCGCCACCACGACGGCGACGGGAACGAAGAAGTTCTCGGTGAACAGTTCGCTGCCGGCCAGGACGAGCGCGATGAAGCCGACACCGAGGCCGAAGCCACCCAGCAGCGTGCTGTGGGTCTGCGACTCGATCAGGAGCAGCGCGATCAAGCCGACGAACACGTCGATGCCACCGACCGCGCCGGTGGCGAACAGCGACGGCCACGTGCGGCGCAGGCGGTTGCGGCCCTCTTCGATCGAGCGTTGCAACGCCACACCGGGAACACCGGCGGGCTCTTCGACGGCGAGTTCGTCCATCGCCCCCGACTACCCGACCGCCGCGGTTTCCAATCAGGGCCGTTCGCCCCTGTTGCGCGACGGGTGATCGGCGTTGCCTAGCCGTATGCGCCGCTCGCGCCGCCTCGTCGCCGTGCTGATCGCCGCCGAGTGGTACGGCTGGTTGTACCGACTTGGACGTACCTACGGCTCGACGCCGGACGAGCGCGCCACGCCACTGCCGGGCGATGAGATCTGCCGGCATCCCCACGCCGTCACCGACCACGCCATCACCATCGACGCGCCGCCTGCGTCGGTGTGGCCGTGGCTCGCGCAGATGGGTTGGGGTCGCGGGCAGTGGTACACAGCGCGCTGGGTCGACCAGCTGTTCTTTCCTGATAACGGGCCGAGCGCCGAGGAGGTCCGCCGGAATGGCAGCACCTGGCTGTCGGCGACCGTCTGCTCGACGGCCCACCGGAAGCGCACTGCGCCTTCGTCGTCGCGTTGGTCGAACCGAACCGACATCTCGTGCTGCACTCGCGTGAGCACCTCCCGCCGGGCTGGGCGCAGCGTTACGGCGCCTGGGTCAACTTCACGTGGGCCTTCGTCCTGCGCGACCTCGGCGACGGCCGCACCCGCTTCCACTTCCGCTCGCGCGTGCGCACCGGGCCGTGGTGGTTGCGCCAGCTGTATCGCGGGCTGCTCATCCCCGCCGACTTCGTGATGGCGCGCCAGATGATGCGTGGCATCAAGCAACGCGCCGAACGCACACCGGCGCCCGCGGCGTCGCACACGTGCTCCTAGCGGTATGTGCGGTGGCGGCGGAAGCGCTTGCCGCGGCGCCACAGCAGCGTGAGCTCGGGCGCCGGGGGTATCTCGATCGGTTCGTCGTGGCAGTCGAGACACAGCGGTTCCGCGGAACCGCTTTTTGTGCGCCGACCGAGACCCGCGGTCCACAAGCCGTCGTGCGCGCTCGCCGCTGGCCGACGGCGGGTCACGGGTTCCTCGGCATGTCGGCGAATCGGGTGAACTGGGGCAGAAACGCCAGCTGCGTCATGCCCGTCGGCCCCGAGCGGTGCTTGGCCACGAGCACCTCGGCCATGCCCTTGTCGGCCGAGTCCTGGTGGTACACGTCGTCGCGGTAGAGGAACATCACGACGTCCGCATCTTGTTCTAGTGAGCCGGATTCGCGAAGGTCCGACAGCATCGGCCGCTTGTCCTGGCGCTGTTCGAGGTTGCGGGACAGCTGCGACAGCGCCATCACCGGGATGCCGAGTTCGCGGGCGAGGATCTTGAGGCCGCGGCTCATCTCGGCGACTTCGACCTGGCGGGACTCGGCGCGGGCGCGGCCCGTCATGAGCTGCATGTAGTCGATGATGATGAGGCC
This genomic window contains:
- a CDS encoding formate/nitrite transporter family protein translates to MDELAVEEPAGVPGVALQRSIEEGRNRLRRTWPSLFATGAVGGIDVFVGLIALLLIESQTHSTLLGGFGLGVGFIALVLAGSELFTENFFVPVAVVVARRASVLSLLRLWVGTLLANLAAGWVMAALVMAALPGVRSTALHLGAHANHLGVGWAAFASALLAGTVMTLMTWMERGTESVPAKLIAAMSAAFVLGAGPLQHSVVTSLEMFSALIVGAPFGYLDWVRTASWAALGNLIGGLGFVTILRLVQLGARGIEEVREATDASDPEVDT